In Rhizobium binae, the DNA window ACAACGAAGATGGTGCGTATGTTCGGAATGCTCTCGACAACCGCCTTGAGCGCCTCATTGCAAGCCGGGACGTCGATCTGCTGGACGGAAGGCATGGCGGCGACGGAGACGAGAAGAGCGTGCAGGCCCTCTATGATCCGTTCGACTTCGGACGAGGCTTGTCTGGCCGCTTGCGCTGCGGATGCGCGCACTTCTTCATTGCGCTGATGGCGGAGGGCGACTTCGTTGTAAACGAGCATCGCCACCACCGGCGCCAGCGCCGCGACCGCAACTGCGACCAGCTTAAGTCTCATCCTGCTCCCTCTCGGAATAAGCTAGTTAGCATGTTCGAAAGGGTCTGGCCCAGATCACGCGGACAATCTTGTTTACAAAATATCAACGCAGGACCCCGGACGTCCGCGCGGCAGCCTTGCCGAGTTTCCGATTGCGGCTAGATAGGGCAAAGATGAATGATGCCAAAAGCACGTCCTTCGACCGTCCCGCAGCCGGGTCCTACTCGCCGCAGCCGCTGACCGGCGCGATGGCGGATGAAGTCGAACGCCTTTTGTCGGGCCGGACCCGCGATATTCGCCTGACGGGCGACCTGCGGCGCCGCTTCGATGAAAGGCGATGGCGCCAGACGGCGAAAGTCATCCGTTCTTGGATGACATGGGTCGCCTTCGTCGACGTTTTGACGCTGGCGCTGAATGCCTTGCTGCTTCCCCGCGAGGTCGCACTGTCGATGGTCGCCCCGGCCTGCCTGCTGCCGCCGGCGGCGATCCTGACGGCACTCGTCTGGACCAAACCGCGCCCGGCGGCCGTTCAACGTGCATCGCTTCTCGGCGGCATGTGCCTCATTCTGCTGTCGGTCGCACTGGTCGGCGTCTTTGCGGGAGGCGAATTCTACGAGCGCCATTTGACCATCATGCTGTTCGTCGCCACGAGCGCAATCACCATCTTCGGCGTGCCGCTCGCCTGGACGATCGCAATCGCCTGTTATGCTCTCTGCCTCTATTTCATCTTTCAATGGTACAACCCGCTCGTGGAAGCGGGCAGTGTCGTGGCCGGAACCCTGTTCTTTTCCTGCGGAATCATCGCGACCGTGGTCGCCAGGCGAACGATGAACATCCTGGCGCAGAAGACATTTCTCCTGGACTGCAGGGATCAGCGCCGCGTCGCGGAATTGGCCGATGCGAATGCCCGATTGGAACGGCTGGCCAGAACCGATCCGCTGACGGGGATTGCCAACCGCCGTTGGATGATGGAAACGCTTGAAAGCCTCTGGCGCCATGGCCGTGAAACCGGCACCGTCGCCATGCTCATGTGCGACATCGACCACTTCAAGGCGCTGAACGACAAGCTCGGGCATGGCGAAGGCGACCGCTGCCTCGTCAAGGTCGCCGGCATCATCCAGAGCTGCGTGCGCGCCGATCGCGACCTCGTCTCACGACACGGCGGCGAGGAATTTCTCATCGTCCTGCCTGATGTCGAAGAAAAAGAGGCCGTCTCGGTGGCGAAGCGAATACGGGAAAGTGTCGAAGCCGCCGCCCTTCCGAACCCGTCTTCCAGCGTCGGCCCGTCGGTGACGCTGAGCGTCGGGGTGGCCTTCAAATCGGCGGTCGACACCGGCGTTTCCCTGGCCAACCTCCAGCACGAAGCTGACGTGGCACTTTATCGCGCCAAGGAAGCAGGCCGCAACCAGGTCTGCGTCTTCCATCGTCCGCCACCAGCTGCCGAGCAGATCGCCGCCCGCCGCTGAAGGCCGAACTGGGCGGGAGATTTCGATCGACGGGACATCGGCGCGATCGGTGTCAACGGATCACCAAAACCGCTGCCATGGCGGCCGCCGAGATGAAGCCGGCGGCGCTGAGCCCGAACGCCAGATATTCAGCGGCCCTTTGCCGGGAATGGCCAAGCTCCACCTTTCCAAGGACGGCCGTAAGGCCGCCCGCTATCCAGCTCGCCAATGTCAGTGCGCCGAAGAAAAGCGCCCACTGCGTTGCTGTCTCCATGATTTTGCTCCCGTTTCGGCCGCGCGTCCGGCAGGAACAGTCCCGCGCGGGTCTATCAGTAACAAAGCTGGGCCCGCCTTGTTTCCACGGAGCGTTGCAATTTTTCTAATTTCTCGGCACGCCGCTAGCCCGGATTGCAGCTTGTCAGGTTGGTTGCGCTGCGAAAAAGCGGTTTTGCGGCTTGACGTTATCATATTGTTTAGAGGGCGACGGAGGCTAAGCGCACCGTCTGCTTAAGGGGCTAGAGATCGAGGTCGTGACTGGATCGAAAGCGTTTCCCACGGGCCTGTCTCGCCCGGCACCATCATCATCCACCCGGGAGCCTATATTAGCGGCCTAACCGACTACCTGAGCCGCTGACGACGATCGGCACGAAGATCCATCTCGCCTGGCGGGAATGGCGTGCCGGAGCGGAGTGAGGCTGTGTCAGGCACGCGCTCTAAAATGTGAGCTGTACTTTACAGGCAGCCGTGCGGTCGCCGGCTAGTTCGAAGGCGGCCGTGGCATCTCGCAGTGGCAGGCTGTGGCTGATGATCGGCCGGACTTCGATCTCGCGGCTTGAGATCAGTTCGGCCGCGGCTGCGAACTCCGCGTGGAAACGCTGCGTGCCGTGGATCTGCAGCTCCTTGCCGACGATAGCGTTGAGGGGGACCGGGATCTCTCCCGTGACACCGACCTGCACGATCGTGCCGCGCGGCCTGATGGCGGCGATGGCGCTGCGGATGGCGGGTGCGGCGGCCGAGCATTCGAAGACGAGATCGAAATAGCCTTTCCCCGTCTCGAATTCGGCAAGTGCTGCAGCCTCTTTAGACACATTGATCGTCCGGCTCGCGCCCATCGCCTTTGCCCGCTCCAGCGCCGCATCCGCCAGATCGGTCACGATGATCTCGGCCGCGCCATGATAGCGGGCGGCGGCAACCATCAGGCAGCCGATCGGGCCGGCGCCTGTGATGAGGACGCGTTTGCCGGAGATCTCTCCGGCACGCGATGCTGCGTGCAGGCAAACGGCCAGAGGCTCGCTGCAGGCCGCTTCGGCCGCCGTCGTCGCTGCGCCCACTTCGACGCACTGCATGGCCGGCACCACCAGCCATTCCCGGAACATGCCCTGCTCGTGCGGCAAGCGCATCGCGCTGCCCATGAAGCGCATGTCGAGGCAGTGGATCGCCAGTCCCTTCCGGCAATATTCGCATCGGCCGCAGGGCTGGCTCGGATTGACCGCGACCAGCGTCCCGGGTTTCAGATCTACCCCTTCCCCTGCCCTCTCTACTATTCCCGATGCCTCGTGACCCGGTATGATCGGTTCGCGCACCCTGACCGGCCCGAAACCGCCATTCTGGTAATAATGCAGATCGGAGCCGCAAATGCCTGCGGCCGCCATTTTCAGCAGCACTTCGCCTGGGCCGGGTGGCGAAACGGTGTCGGTCTCCACCCTGAGATCGCCCTTTTGATACAGCCGTGCCAGGCGTGTCCGCATTGTGGCCCCTCCTATCTCAATAGCCCGAGTTGCTGCGGTAGCCAGAGCGATACGGCTGGGATGAAGGTGATCAGGATCAATGCGAGGAAGAGCGGCACCAACCAGGGCAGGATCGCCATCGTCGTGCGTTCGACCGACAGTTTCGCGACTCTGGACAGCACGAACAGCACCATGCCGAGCGGCGGATGCAGCAGGCCGATCATCAGGTTCAGTGTCATGATCAGGCCGAACTGAACCGGATCGATTCCGAA includes these proteins:
- a CDS encoding GGDEF domain-containing protein — encoded protein: MNDAKSTSFDRPAAGSYSPQPLTGAMADEVERLLSGRTRDIRLTGDLRRRFDERRWRQTAKVIRSWMTWVAFVDVLTLALNALLLPREVALSMVAPACLLPPAAILTALVWTKPRPAAVQRASLLGGMCLILLSVALVGVFAGGEFYERHLTIMLFVATSAITIFGVPLAWTIAIACYALCLYFIFQWYNPLVEAGSVVAGTLFFSCGIIATVVARRTMNILAQKTFLLDCRDQRRVAELADANARLERLARTDPLTGIANRRWMMETLESLWRHGRETGTVAMLMCDIDHFKALNDKLGHGEGDRCLVKVAGIIQSCVRADRDLVSRHGGEEFLIVLPDVEEKEAVSVAKRIRESVEAAALPNPSSSVGPSVTLSVGVAFKSAVDTGVSLANLQHEADVALYRAKEAGRNQVCVFHRPPPAAEQIAARR
- a CDS encoding L-idonate 5-dehydrogenase, producing MRTRLARLYQKGDLRVETDTVSPPGPGEVLLKMAAAGICGSDLHYYQNGGFGPVRVREPIIPGHEASGIVERAGEGVDLKPGTLVAVNPSQPCGRCEYCRKGLAIHCLDMRFMGSAMRLPHEQGMFREWLVVPAMQCVEVGAATTAAEAACSEPLAVCLHAASRAGEISGKRVLITGAGPIGCLMVAAARYHGAAEIIVTDLADAALERAKAMGASRTINVSKEAAALAEFETGKGYFDLVFECSAAAPAIRSAIAAIRPRGTIVQVGVTGEIPVPLNAIVGKELQIHGTQRFHAEFAAAAELISSREIEVRPIISHSLPLRDATAAFELAGDRTAACKVQLTF